A genomic window from Brassica oleracea var. oleracea cultivar TO1000 chromosome C8, BOL, whole genome shotgun sequence includes:
- the LOC106308652 gene encoding ATP-dependent DNA helicase PIF7-like — translation MKQREFNFPGFILQDQQLQEYTLIEIERLLKENGKSLADFAGMPKPNPSVLKEISNTVLRQELNYDTEKEAIEHESLFSTMNEDQKTLFFVYGGGGTGKTFLYRTIIAKLRSVGKVVIPVASAGIAALLLPGGRTDHSRFKLPINLTDQTVCEITPSSMLASLLSKTDLIIWDEPPMAHRQAFETLDRTLRDLQSLQDPSAANKPFGGKTVVLGGDFGQILPVIPLGSRQDIVKASISKSYLWPFAEVYTLTINMRLRQADKDFAEWILKVGNGTAPTVRTEGRSHEDGEPVIIGDEFMLPRSDHLHKSISDAAYPDFVKNYLNRTYLPERAILAPTNASAHEINSYLLSKVPSLEREFLSSDSVAFESTPEDDWTNNYTQEYLYSLEFPGLPPHKLSEGWFSSYDAA, via the exons ATGAAACAGAGAGAATTCAACTTTCCGGGTTTTATTCTTCAAGATCAGCAGCTGCAAGAATATACATTGATAGAGATCGAGCGGCTCCTCAAAGAGAATGGCAAATCTTTAGCTGATTTCGCTGGAATGCCTAAGCCAAACCCAAGTGTTCTTAAGGAAATCTCAAACACTGTTTTGCGCCAAGAGCTGAATTATGACACTGAGAAAGAAGCTATTGAGCATGAGAGTCTGTTTAGCACCATGAATGAAGATCAAAAAACC TTGTTCTTTGTCTATGGTGGTGGAGGGACTGGAAAAACTTTCTTATACAGGACAATTATAGCAAAACTGAGATCAGTTGGTAAGGTTGTCATCCCTGTTGCATCAGCAGGCATTGCAGCTTTACTACTACCAGGAGGTAGAACAGATCACTCCCGTTTCAAACTTCCTATAAATTTAACGGATCAGACAGTGTGTGAGATAACGCCTAGCTCTATGTTAGCGAGTCTTCTTTCAAAGACTGACTTAATCATATGGGACGAGCCCCCTATGGCTCACCGCCAGGCATTTGAAACTCTGGATCGCACACTTAGAGACTTACAATCTCTACAAGATCCATCAGCAGCTAATAAACCTTTCGGAGGGAAAACGGTTGTCCTTGGTGGTGATTTTGGGCAAATTTTGCCGGTTATACCTCTTGGCTCTAGACAAGACATAGTTAAAGCCTCGATCAGCAAGTCATACCTCTGGCCATTTGCTGAGGTTTATACTTTAACCATCAACATGAGACTGAGACAAGCTGACAAGGACTTTGCAGAATGGATTTTAAAAGTTGGTAATGGAACTGCACCCACCGTGAGGACAGAAGGAAGAAGTCATGAGGATGGCGAGCCGGTTATAATAGGAGATGAATTCATGTTACCAAGATCTGATCATCTTCACAAGTCTATATCAGATGCTGCGTACCCAGATTTTGTTAAGAACTACTTGAACCGGACGTACTTACCAGAGCGAGCTATCTTGGCTCCAACAAACGCCAGTGCCCATGAAATAAACTCATACCTTCTGTCTAAGGTACCTTCTCTAGAAAGAGAATTCTTGAGCTCAGACAGTGTTGCTTTTGAGAGTACACCCGAAGATGACTGGACCAATAACTACACTCAGGAGTACTTATACTCACTTGAGTTTCCAGGTTTGCCGCCACATAAACTGTCTGAAGGTTGGTTCTCCAGTTATGATGCTGCGTAA
- the LOC106308653 gene encoding uncharacterized protein LOC106308653 — protein sequence MEKGECTKNYPKPYSSHTKIDKSGFVVYKRRVNSRASVFKGDIELDSRYVVPHNLSIIRKYKAHINIEWCCKTGAIKYLFKYITKGVDRAMALLEHTGSQDRAELEKKKEHLEMDEIDRYLECRYISACEASWRLFSFHIHHNQPSVMKLTLHLPGKHRLVYDQDKSLEEVLSQEDIEKTMLTAYFVANQRYEEARELTYIQFAEHFVYHSDIKTWTPRKQGTAIGRLIYVHPTAGDKYYLRILLNVVKGAFGYDDLYTVGGTKFKEFRDACYARGLLDDDKEWHDAIVEPSH from the coding sequence ATGGAGAAAGGAGAATGCACGAAGAACTACCCCAAACCATACTCAAGCCATACAAAGATCGACAAATCAGGTTTTGTTGTTTACAAGAGGCGCGTTAATAGCAGAGCCTCTGTTTTCAAAGGTGATATAGAGTTGGATAGTCGATACGTGGTGCCTCATAACCTCTCTATCATCAGAAAATACAAAGCACACATCAATATTGAGTGGTGCTGCAAGACAGGTGCTATCAAGTACCTCTTCAAATACATAACTAAAGGGGTTGACCGAGCTATGGCTCTACTTGAGCATACTGGTAGTCAAGACAGAGCAGAGCTAGAGAAAAAGAAAGAACACCTAGAGATGGATGAGATTGATAGATATCTGGAGTGTCGGTACATCTCAGCATGTGAAGCATCGTGGCGTCTGTTTTCTTTCCACATTCACCACAACCAGCCTTCTGTTATGAAACTCACATTGCATCTACCAGGCAAGCATAGGTTGGTTTACGATCAGGATAAAAGCTTAGAGGAAGTTCTGTCACAGGAGGATATTGAGAAGACAATGTTGACAGCATATTTTGTGGCAAACCAGAGGTATGAAGAAGCAAGGGAACTCACGTACATCCAGTTTGCTGAACACTTTGTGTACCACAGTGACATAAAAACTTGGACACCACGGAAACAAGGGACAGCTATAGGCAGACTCATCTATGTACATCCAACTGCAGGAGACAAGTACTATCTCAGAATCCTTCTCAACGTGGTCAAAGGCGCTTTCGGTTATGATGACCTCTACACAGTAGGTGGTACGAAATTTAAGGAGTTTCGTGATGCTTGCTATGCGCGTGGTTTACTAGACGACGATAAGGAATGGCATGATGCAATAGTTGAACCCTCACACTAG
- the LOC106308654 gene encoding uncharacterized protein LOC106308654, giving the protein MQKLFVQETRNSPRRFSICCQQGRVKLPPRRQPPSPLKELLQKSSFKIMIRVANGMLAFTSMGGQIDNSVTNTPGPFSFRLHGQTHHRICSLFPPEGKPPQFSQLYIVDTDNELANRKKAFSKGTSALTVDDNVMAGLIKMLDEHNPLAKTFRHARDRILSGDTVEFSVTLVNQKHRGRQYDLPTAGEIGGLYVGDFTADSAGKDLVLEYKSSKLQRISDLHPLYMSFQYPLLFPYGYDERIPYQTSENSKIKREYMTMREYYAHQIQTRPSEGMTIIFSGKLLHQYIVDAFTATEQERLRFIRLNQKQLRADLYQNVCNAMESGDTDARKTGKKVILPSSFTSSPRYMSEKYQDAMAICRWYGNPNLFITFTANPNWVEVKEHLEVYGGDSPNNRPDLECKVFKLKLEELMSDFKKGVFFPKPAAVVYTIEFQKRGLPHAHILLWFEGFKGEDTAEVIDKYISAELPDKETDKEGFELV; this is encoded by the exons ATGCAGAAGCTGTTCGTTCAAGAGACACGAAACTCACCCAGAAGGTTCAGCATATGTTGTCAGCAAGGGCGTGTAAAGCTACCACCTAGACGACAACCACCTTCACCTCTGAAAGAACTTCTCCAAAAATCAAGCTTCAAAATTATGATCCGAGTTGCTAATGGAATGTTAGCCTTCACATCCATGGGTGGCCAAATTGACAACTCTGTTACTAACACTCCTGGACCCTTTTCATTTAGACTTCATGGGCAAACTCACCACAGAATATGTTCTCTATTCCCACCAGAGGGAAAACCTCCGCAGTTCTCACAGCTTTACATAGTCGACACAGACAATGAACTGGCAAACAGAAAGAAGGCATTCAGCAAGGGTACATCCGCTCTAACAGTAGATGATAATGTGATGGCTGGTTTGATCAAAATGTTGGATGAACATAATCCACTCGCCAAGACTTTCAGACATGCACGAGACCGTATCTTATCTGGTGACACGGTTGAATTCAGTGTAACTTTAGTGAATCAGAAACATCGAGGACGCCAATATGACTTGCCAACTGCAGGTGAGATAGGTGGTTTGTACGTTGGCGACTTCACGGCTGACTCTGCAGGTAAAGATTTAGTGCTCGAGTACAAGTCATCTAAGCTGCAACGGATCAGTGATTTACACCCTCTGTACATGAGTTTTCAGTACCCGCTGCTGTTCCCATACGGATACGATGAGCGCATACCTTATCAAACCTCTGAAAACTCGAAAATAAAACGAGAATATATGACCATGAGAGAGTACTACGCTCATCAGATCCAGACAAGACCATCCGAGGGTATGACAATCATTTTCTCTGGAAAATTGCTTCATCAGTATATTGTGGATGCTTTCACTGCGACCGAGCAGGAAAGATTGCGCTTCATTAGACTTAATCAAAAACAACTGAGAGCTGATTTATATCAAAACGTCTGCAATGCTATGGAAAGTGGAGATACAGATGCTAGAAAAACTGGAAAAAAAGTCATTCTACCTTCTTCTTTCACATCAAGCCCTCGATATATGTCTGAGAAATATCAAGATGCCATGGCTATTTGTCGTTGGTATGGTAATCCCAATTTGTTCATCACATTCACAGCAAACCCAAATTGGGTTGAAGTGAAGGAACACCTAGAAGTTTACGGAGGTGACTCACCGAACAATAGGCCAGACCTTGAATGCAAGGTTTTTAAACTCAAGTTGGAAGAGCTCATGTCAGACTTCAAGAAAGGCGTCTTTTTCCCCAAACCAGCTGCAG TGGTCTACACAATTGAGTTCCAGAAGCGCGGCCTCCCACACGCGCATATCCTTCTTTGGTTCGAGGGGTTTAAAGGAGAAGACACAGCTGAAGTCATTGATAAATATATATCAGCCGAACTACCTGACAAGGAAACAGACAAAGAGGGTTTCGAGTTAGTTTAG